From Glycine soja cultivar W05 chromosome 4, ASM419377v2, whole genome shotgun sequence, the proteins below share one genomic window:
- the LOC114409378 gene encoding pectinesterase inhibitor 4-like, whose protein sequence is MEANTLKLASYKVFTIVAFILLAKFNIISACENSPIPTNSTLTKIDYTATNYGNTTIPSKSNYTQTFKSYIKASCNSTTYPSICYKTLFPYATKIEADPLKLCNVSLSLALKAAKSASSTISKILKKNNLTKIAEQVVQDCFGNVKDSIGELKDSLDAMGHLDGVDRKFQISNIKTWVSASITNDQTCSDGFDEMNVDSTLTDKIRKIVLDVARKTSNALYFINNNVY, encoded by the coding sequence ATGGAAGCCAACACTTTGAAGCTAGCTTCCTACAAAGTTTTCACAATTGTTGCATTCATCCTTCTAGCCAAATTTAACATCATTTCAGCTTGTGAGAATTCTCCAATCCCCACCAATTCCACCCTAACCAAGATTGATTACACTGCCACCAATTATGGAAACACAACCATTCCATCCAAATCCAATTACACTCAAACCTTCAAAAGCTACATTAAAGCCTCTTGCAATTCAACCACGTATCCATCAATATGCTACAAAACACTATTCCCCTATGCTACAAAAATTGAAGCAGATCCTCTCAAGCTATGCAATGTGTCACTCTCCCTTGCCTTAAAGGCAGCCAAgagtgcatcctccaccatatCAAAGATtctaaagaaaaacaatttgaCAAAAATTGCAGAACAAGTGGTGCAAGATTGCTTTGGGAATGTGAAGGATTCCATTGGTGAACTCAAAGATTCCCTTGATGCCATGGGACATTTGGATGGTGTTGATAGAAAGTTTCAGATCAGCAACATAAAGACATGGGTGAGTGCTTCTATCACCAATGACCAAACGTGCTCAGATGGGTTTGATGAGATGAACGTGGATTCCACTTTGACGGACAAGATCAGAAAAATTGTCTTGGATGTGGCAAGGAAGACTAGCAATGCTTTGTATTTCATCAACAACAATgtatactaa